From the genome of Pelobacter propionicus DSM 2379, one region includes:
- a CDS encoding glycosyltransferase family 117 protein has translation MKCPAILARFFPGRSAATCRRGGSSGKRPLLFLCFLLPDCLDPFAVLALVIPFALYMATLAPSVTFFDSGEFLTAIASMGSAHSPGYPLFLMFAKPFTWLPFGNIAFRINMATALSSSLACLGVYLLALRLLGEERVVEDQTFSHYAVRMAALSAACVFAVTPRLWLQSNHDKPYPLLAFVTAMILYLLLLWRERYLAGEECPAYVYAATFLAGMAMGLHQTLILLLPSWFLLIVMTDWRMLSRIRELVLAAAFALFGFSVQLYLPLRATRKPLLNWGDTSTVTQFLWHVLRKGYPSEPHSRPPSLLWAQITAFNIPHEFTWLGVALLLFALVRLWRSRRELVLAYLAAVVSFLLVIAGHFNTPGEMIFLTEEFFTPLYLLTAVLVGVGLFHLLLFAVRSAHLPECFGPSLYALVGLMFFLLPLTLCGVNYYENDQHDNYIAFDYASNSLRSLPRDGVMFTWGDSGAFPLWYLQGVERMREDVDLPHVPHLVFDWYLDSLPRLFRESSLKKRASGAPGPEACLRMAIGDIIGQRPVHVDFSTRYSVSLRDYSAVQRGIVYRLRRRSEPGGLPETSIWENYNNRGILEKISFLDLDTGKAILIYANGHLETGEFLMSEGHIRQGRVMLERAERIAPEMRSAVRQLLMRYQGER, from the coding sequence GTGAAGTGTCCAGCCATTCTCGCACGGTTCTTCCCTGGACGATCCGCCGCGACCTGCAGGCGCGGCGGATCGTCCGGGAAGCGCCCCCTTCTTTTTCTCTGTTTTCTGCTTCCCGACTGTCTGGACCCCTTCGCCGTCCTGGCGCTGGTGATTCCCTTTGCTCTCTACATGGCGACCCTGGCGCCGTCGGTTACCTTCTTCGACAGCGGCGAATTCCTGACCGCCATCGCCTCCATGGGGTCGGCCCACTCGCCCGGCTATCCCCTGTTTCTCATGTTCGCCAAGCCGTTCACCTGGCTCCCCTTCGGCAATATCGCCTTTCGCATCAACATGGCCACCGCTCTTTCCTCCTCCCTGGCCTGTCTGGGGGTGTACCTGCTGGCCTTGCGGCTGCTGGGGGAGGAGAGGGTGGTGGAGGACCAGACCTTTTCCCACTATGCCGTCAGGATGGCCGCCCTGTCGGCGGCCTGCGTGTTCGCGGTTACGCCACGGCTCTGGCTCCAGTCCAACCACGACAAGCCGTACCCGCTTCTGGCGTTTGTCACCGCCATGATCCTCTATCTGCTCCTGCTCTGGCGGGAACGCTATCTGGCCGGCGAGGAATGCCCGGCCTATGTCTATGCCGCCACCTTCCTGGCCGGCATGGCCATGGGGCTGCACCAGACCCTGATTCTGCTGCTGCCGTCCTGGTTCCTCCTGATCGTCATGACCGACTGGCGCATGCTTTCCCGGATCAGGGAACTGGTGCTGGCAGCGGCCTTCGCCCTGTTCGGTTTCTCCGTCCAGCTCTACCTCCCCCTGCGGGCGACCCGCAAGCCGCTCCTGAACTGGGGCGACACCAGCACCGTGACGCAGTTCCTCTGGCATGTGCTGCGCAAGGGCTATCCCAGCGAGCCCCATTCCCGCCCCCCCTCACTGCTCTGGGCCCAGATCACGGCATTCAACATCCCCCACGAGTTCACCTGGCTGGGTGTCGCCCTGCTGCTCTTCGCCCTGGTCCGGCTCTGGAGGAGCCGTCGCGAGCTGGTTCTGGCCTATCTGGCCGCCGTGGTCAGCTTCCTGCTGGTCATCGCCGGCCACTTCAACACGCCTGGCGAGATGATCTTTTTGACCGAGGAGTTCTTCACCCCCCTCTACCTGCTCACGGCTGTCCTGGTGGGAGTCGGCCTGTTTCACCTGCTGCTCTTTGCGGTGCGTTCGGCGCACCTTCCGGAATGCTTCGGCCCCTCACTGTACGCCCTGGTGGGGTTGATGTTCTTTCTGCTTCCCCTGACGCTCTGCGGCGTCAACTATTACGAAAACGACCAGCACGACAACTACATCGCCTTCGATTACGCCAGCAACTCCCTCAGGTCGCTCCCCCGCGACGGAGTCATGTTCACCTGGGGCGACAGCGGAGCTTTTCCGCTCTGGTATCTGCAAGGTGTGGAGCGGATGCGCGAAGACGTGGACCTGCCCCATGTCCCGCACCTGGTATTCGACTGGTACCTGGATTCCCTGCCGCGCCTCTTTCGGGAGAGCAGCCTGAAGAAACGCGCGTCCGGTGCTCCGGGACCAGAGGCGTGTCTGCGCATGGCCATAGGCGACATCATCGGCCAACGGCCGGTCCATGTGGATTTTTCCACCCGCTACTCCGTCTCCTTGCGCGACTACAGTGCGGTGCAGCGGGGGATCGTCTACCGCCTGCGGCGCAGATCCGAGCCGGGAGGACTTCCCGAAACCTCCATCTGGGAGAATTACAATAACCGCGGCATCCTGGAAAAAATCTCCTTCCTTGATCTGGATACGGGCAAGGCTATCCTGATCTATGCCAACGGCCACCTGGAAACGGGCGAGTTCCTGATGAGCGAGGGGCACATCCGTCAGGGGCGGGTCATGCTGGAACGTGCGGAACGGATCGCTCCCGAAATGCGCTCTGCCGTGCGGCAGCTGCTTATGCGCTACCAGGGCGAACGCTGA
- a CDS encoding lysylphosphatidylglycerol synthase transmembrane domain-containing protein, whose protein sequence is MKNSLDLKFWGGLAVSVFFMTLLLRKMDVKQLGAAICSADYRFVLLAIACTFFSYFLRAVRWRYLLISEKKIPLSSLYPATIIGYMANNLLPARLGEFIRAYVLAEREGLETPTVFASLVIDRLFDGFTVLLILVLTLFTLHLPQGMATAESALKVGGLVTFLLYLAVLLFLFLLKRRTAGTLSLVERLLKPFPGSLSRRLLPLLGSFVQGIRLSPRPDHIAAMVFSSLLIWAFAVLPVDMILRGFGVQLPMTASMFILVLLVFAVMVPASPGYIGTYHYACYQGLSLFGIPPSTAISIALVVHGTSFFPVVIAGFFHLWGGKVSLDCVRDAGGGS, encoded by the coding sequence GTGAAAAACAGCCTCGATCTCAAATTCTGGGGCGGTCTGGCCGTAAGCGTCTTCTTCATGACCCTGCTGCTCAGGAAGATGGATGTCAAGCAGCTTGGGGCAGCGATCTGTTCGGCCGATTACCGCTTCGTCCTCTTGGCGATCGCCTGCACTTTTTTCAGCTATTTCCTGCGAGCCGTGCGCTGGCGCTATCTGCTGATCTCCGAAAAGAAGATTCCGCTTTCGTCGCTCTACCCGGCAACCATCATCGGCTACATGGCCAACAACCTGCTTCCGGCCCGCTTGGGCGAGTTCATCCGGGCCTATGTCCTGGCCGAGCGGGAGGGGCTGGAAACCCCCACCGTGTTCGCCTCGCTGGTCATCGACCGCCTCTTCGACGGCTTCACGGTGCTGCTGATCCTGGTGCTGACCCTGTTCACCCTGCACCTTCCCCAGGGGATGGCGACAGCCGAGTCAGCCCTCAAGGTGGGCGGTCTGGTCACCTTCCTGCTCTACCTTGCCGTGCTACTCTTCCTGTTCCTGCTGAAACGCAGGACCGCAGGTACCCTCTCCCTGGTGGAAAGGCTGTTGAAGCCCTTTCCCGGGTCGCTTTCCCGGCGGCTGCTACCCCTGCTGGGCTCGTTCGTGCAGGGAATCAGGCTCTCCCCGCGGCCGGACCATATTGCCGCCATGGTCTTCTCGTCGCTTCTGATCTGGGCCTTTGCCGTTCTGCCGGTGGACATGATCCTGCGCGGGTTCGGCGTCCAGCTTCCCATGACCGCCTCCATGTTCATCCTGGTGCTGCTGGTGTTTGCCGTGATGGTCCCGGCGTCACCGGGGTACATCGGCACCTACCACTATGCCTGCTACCAGGGGTTGTCGCTGTTCGGCATCCCCCCGTCCACCGCCATCAGCATCGCCCTGGTCGTTCACGGAACCTCATTCTTTCCGGTGGTTATCGCCGGTTTCTTCCACCTCTGGGGAGGGAAAGTATCCCTTGATTGCGTTCGGGATGCCGGTGGCGGTTCGTGA
- a CDS encoding bifunctional riboflavin kinase/FAD synthetase, producing the protein MRILTGTEIFNKNFVDSVVTIGNFDGVHRGHVALLRHLKQQSARLALPSVVVTFEPHPLALLTPEISPTLITTFEQKCALIGEQGVDCLVVIGFTQAFSMLSAEAFVRDVLCHSLGMRHIIIGHDYAFGRDRQGNYETLARMMGECRFTLEELDPVGTDGLVFSSSLVRRLVTEGDVSAAARILGRYHVVAGHVVHGRQVGRELGFPTANVAPQNELIPHDGVYAVMVAVEGELYQGACNIGTNPTLGQGERSIEVFLLDFSGQLYDRELSICFVQRLRGERKFPDAQTLIRAIRQDVQTTRDVLAAVDRALVKPLRTPVAGSCR; encoded by the coding sequence ATGCGCATACTGACCGGAACGGAAATATTCAACAAGAACTTCGTGGATTCGGTGGTCACCATCGGCAATTTCGACGGTGTCCACCGCGGCCATGTGGCGCTTTTGCGCCACCTGAAACAGCAGAGCGCCCGCCTGGCGCTCCCTTCGGTGGTGGTTACCTTCGAGCCCCATCCCCTGGCCCTGCTGACGCCCGAAATATCGCCCACGCTGATCACGACCTTTGAACAGAAGTGTGCCCTGATAGGGGAGCAGGGAGTGGACTGCCTGGTGGTGATCGGCTTTACCCAGGCCTTTTCCATGCTGTCGGCGGAAGCCTTTGTGCGCGACGTGCTCTGCCACTCCCTGGGCATGCGCCATATCATCATCGGCCACGACTACGCCTTTGGCCGGGACCGGCAGGGCAATTACGAGACACTGGCCCGCATGATGGGAGAATGCCGCTTCACCCTGGAGGAGCTGGATCCGGTGGGAACGGACGGGCTTGTCTTCAGCAGCAGCCTGGTGCGGCGCTTGGTCACGGAAGGGGATGTGTCTGCGGCAGCCCGGATTCTGGGGAGATACCACGTGGTTGCCGGCCATGTGGTGCATGGACGGCAGGTGGGACGGGAGCTCGGCTTTCCCACGGCGAATGTCGCCCCGCAGAACGAACTGATTCCCCATGACGGGGTCTATGCCGTCATGGTGGCGGTGGAGGGCGAACTGTACCAGGGCGCTTGCAACATCGGCACCAATCCGACCCTTGGTCAGGGTGAACGCTCCATCGAGGTGTTCCTGCTGGATTTCTCCGGCCAGCTGTACGATCGGGAGCTGTCGATCTGTTTTGTCCAACGACTGCGGGGAGAACGGAAGTTTCCCGATGCCCAGACCCTGATCCGGGCCATCAGGCAGGATGTGCAGACAACCAGGGACGTGCTGGCCGCGGTTGACCGGGCACTGGTGAAACCGCTCCGCACCCCGGTTGCGGGGAGCTGCCGGTGA
- the recG gene encoding ATP-dependent DNA helicase RecG: MPILTLSADSCLTIPPELLERLGVKPGDRVSLEEGQGGLLLRAAPLPTAVPTAEGARSGQPGEGVGDALARKNLETPMHSVKGVGPKLSALLARRGIACVEDALYLLPNRYEDRRELRPIAALRPGFNELFSGRVLSAESVTSRGGRRFFEALLADDSATVTLKWFNCNPTFMKRVWKQGRRALVTGEVSRFASQLEVHHPDVEWLAEGSEPRDLLSADPLNFGGIIPVYPLTEGLSQKVMRRVMREVVERFIPFVRELVPPELLERLGLPGLRHSLGHLHTPPVDERLDDLNGGCSAAHRAIAFDEFFFWELGLALKRCGVTLEEGIAFQVNHLYTKPLVRMLPFQLTRAQRRVLSEIKQDMMAPHPMHRLVQGDVGSGKTLVALMAALVAVENGYQVAIMAPTEILAEQHWHTIHRWCADLGIATVLITAGMRGREKSDALGRVADGSARIVIGTHAVIQEKVEFARLGLGIIDEQHRFGVLQRAILRKKGKGCNPDILVMTATPIPRTLAMTLFGDLSLSVIDELPPGRTPVETRVTPESQRVRVYDTIRREVGQGRQAYVVYPLVEENERSELKAAAQMAEQLGKEIFPDLRVGLLHGRMNPQEKESVMASFKARELDILVSTTVIEVGIDVPNATVMVIEHAERFGLSQLHQLRGRVGRGAARSRCILMTNGRPSEDGERRLKVMEATNDGFRIAEADLEIRGPGDFLGTRQSGMPDFRVANILRDGALLEQARQAAFGLLEQDPGLASSGNAPLRDELLRRWGQRLELGAIG, from the coding sequence ATGCCGATCCTGACCCTGTCAGCGGACAGTTGTCTGACCATTCCCCCTGAACTGCTGGAGAGGCTGGGGGTGAAACCGGGTGATCGCGTGTCGCTGGAAGAGGGGCAGGGAGGGCTGCTACTGCGTGCCGCGCCCCTCCCCACTGCTGTTCCGACGGCAGAGGGCGCACGCTCCGGGCAACCCGGCGAGGGGGTGGGGGACGCACTAGCCCGCAAGAATCTGGAGACCCCTATGCATTCCGTCAAGGGGGTGGGACCCAAGCTGTCCGCCCTGCTGGCCAGGCGGGGAATCGCCTGCGTGGAGGATGCCCTCTACCTGCTGCCCAACCGTTATGAAGACCGCCGCGAACTGCGCCCCATCGCGGCGCTGCGTCCCGGCTTTAACGAGCTCTTCTCCGGCAGGGTCCTGTCTGCCGAGTCGGTGACCAGCAGGGGAGGGAGGCGCTTCTTCGAGGCGCTGCTGGCCGACGACAGCGCGACGGTCACGCTGAAGTGGTTCAACTGCAATCCGACCTTCATGAAGCGGGTCTGGAAGCAGGGCAGACGAGCCCTGGTAACCGGCGAGGTCTCCCGCTTCGCTTCCCAGCTGGAGGTCCACCATCCCGATGTGGAGTGGCTGGCCGAGGGGAGCGAGCCGCGTGACCTGCTTAGCGCCGACCCGCTCAATTTCGGCGGCATCATCCCGGTCTATCCCCTGACCGAGGGGCTGAGCCAGAAGGTCATGCGCCGGGTGATGCGGGAGGTGGTGGAGCGCTTCATCCCCTTTGTCCGCGAGCTGGTTCCGCCGGAACTGCTGGAAAGGCTGGGCCTGCCCGGCCTGCGCCACTCCCTGGGCCATCTGCATACCCCTCCGGTGGACGAGCGGCTGGATGACCTGAACGGTGGATGCAGCGCGGCCCACCGGGCAATCGCATTCGACGAGTTCTTCTTCTGGGAGCTGGGGCTGGCCCTGAAGAGGTGCGGGGTGACCCTGGAGGAGGGGATCGCCTTTCAGGTCAATCACCTCTACACCAAGCCGCTGGTCAGGATGCTCCCCTTCCAGCTGACCAGGGCCCAGCGCAGGGTGCTGTCGGAAATCAAGCAGGACATGATGGCGCCGCACCCCATGCACCGCCTGGTGCAGGGGGATGTGGGCAGCGGCAAGACCCTGGTGGCGCTGATGGCGGCGCTGGTGGCCGTGGAGAACGGTTATCAGGTGGCCATCATGGCGCCCACGGAGATCCTGGCCGAACAGCACTGGCACACCATTCACCGCTGGTGCGCCGACCTGGGCATAGCCACCGTCCTGATCACGGCCGGCATGCGCGGCAGGGAGAAGAGCGATGCCCTGGGGAGGGTGGCCGACGGCAGCGCCCGGATCGTGATCGGCACCCATGCCGTGATCCAGGAGAAGGTCGAGTTCGCCCGGCTGGGGTTGGGCATCATCGACGAGCAGCACCGCTTCGGCGTGCTGCAGCGCGCTATCCTCAGGAAAAAGGGGAAGGGGTGCAACCCCGATATCCTGGTGATGACCGCTACCCCCATCCCCCGCACCCTGGCCATGACCCTGTTCGGAGACCTCTCCCTGTCGGTGATCGACGAGCTGCCGCCGGGACGTACGCCGGTGGAGACCAGGGTCACGCCGGAGTCGCAACGCGTGCGGGTCTACGACACCATCCGCCGCGAGGTGGGCCAGGGACGGCAGGCATATGTGGTCTACCCCCTGGTTGAGGAGAACGAGCGGTCGGAGCTCAAGGCCGCCGCCCAGATGGCGGAGCAGCTGGGCAAGGAAATCTTCCCCGACCTGCGCGTCGGCCTGCTGCACGGCCGCATGAACCCCCAGGAGAAGGAGTCGGTCATGGCCTCGTTCAAGGCCCGGGAGTTGGACATCCTGGTCTCCACTACGGTGATCGAGGTGGGTATAGACGTTCCCAACGCCACGGTGATGGTCATCGAACATGCCGAACGCTTCGGCCTTTCCCAGCTGCACCAGCTGCGCGGCAGGGTGGGGCGGGGCGCTGCCAGGTCCCGCTGCATCCTGATGACAAACGGCCGACCTTCCGAGGATGGGGAGAGGCGGCTCAAGGTCATGGAAGCCACCAATGACGGGTTTCGCATTGCCGAGGCCGATCTGGAGATCCGCGGGCCCGGCGATTTCCTCGGCACGCGCCAGTCCGGCATGCCCGATTTCCGGGTCGCCAACATCCTGCGCGACGGCGCGCTGCTGGAGCAGGCCCGGCAGGCTGCTTTCGGCCTCCTGGAGCAGGATCCCGGCCTGGCCTCGTCCGGCAACGCCCCCCTGCGTGACGAGCTGCTGCGGCGCTGGGGGCAGCGCCTGGAACTGGGCGCCATCGGGTAA
- a CDS encoding PilZ domain-containing protein: protein MAERRRYQRFEIKQDVYLYHGASKYAGRLENISCSGALVDVGSLPRLMQTGDMCYLAFAAQPDAILCACTVVRMISSGVGLQFDEPRATA, encoded by the coding sequence GTGGCCGAAAGAAGACGCTATCAACGCTTTGAAATCAAACAGGATGTGTACCTGTACCATGGCGCCTCCAAATACGCGGGCAGGCTGGAGAACATCTCGTGCAGCGGGGCGCTGGTGGATGTCGGTTCCCTGCCCCGGCTGATGCAGACCGGAGACATGTGCTATCTGGCCTTCGCCGCCCAGCCCGACGCCATACTGTGCGCCTGCACGGTGGTGCGCATGATATCGTCGGGCGTCGGCCTGCAGTTCGACGAGCCGCGGGCCACGGCCTGA
- a CDS encoding MBL fold metallo-hydrolase codes for MNLDNLACIDLDQPSLEGFRKFINSWIYQGDGFTLLVDPGPLSTIPRLCEELRARGVKRLDYVLLTHIHIDHAGGTGALMKEFPEAIALCHQDGIRHMVAPEKLWQGSRKVLGAVAEAYGEIVAVPEERIRFEERLDGIGLRTFLTPGHAQHHCSYQLDDFLFVGEVAGVRCEVDQGIYLRPATPPRFILDVALDSIDRMAALAPRQMAFAHYGMVENGLEHLQIARRQLVLWVRGVAETLAVEPSRREDALFTWLLERDDQFRNIRNLPKDIQARERTFFGNSMRGMVEFVESLTEEERRALVAG; via the coding sequence ATGAACCTGGACAACCTCGCCTGCATCGATCTTGATCAGCCTTCACTGGAGGGGTTCCGCAAATTCATCAATTCCTGGATCTACCAGGGGGATGGCTTTACCCTGCTGGTGGATCCTGGTCCGCTCTCCACCATTCCCCGCCTCTGCGAGGAGCTGCGGGCCAGGGGGGTCAAGCGTCTCGACTACGTGCTGCTCACCCATATCCACATCGATCATGCCGGCGGGACCGGCGCGCTGATGAAGGAGTTTCCCGAGGCGATCGCCCTCTGCCACCAGGATGGCATCCGTCACATGGTGGCGCCGGAAAAGCTCTGGCAGGGATCCCGCAAGGTGCTGGGCGCCGTGGCCGAGGCCTATGGCGAGATCGTAGCGGTGCCGGAGGAGCGTATCCGCTTTGAGGAACGCCTGGACGGAATCGGGCTGCGGACGTTCCTGACTCCCGGCCACGCCCAGCACCACTGCAGCTATCAGTTGGATGACTTCCTCTTTGTCGGCGAGGTGGCCGGTGTGCGCTGCGAGGTCGACCAGGGGATCTACTTGCGCCCGGCAACGCCACCCCGCTTCATCCTCGACGTGGCCCTGGATTCCATCGACCGGATGGCAGCCCTGGCTCCCCGGCAGATGGCATTCGCCCATTATGGCATGGTGGAAAACGGCCTGGAGCACCTGCAGATTGCCCGTCGGCAGCTGGTGCTGTGGGTCAGGGGAGTTGCCGAAACCCTGGCCGTGGAGCCGTCACGGCGCGAGGATGCCCTCTTTACCTGGCTCCTGGAGCGGGACGACCAGTTCAGGAACATACGCAACCTGCCGAAGGACATACAGGCCCGCGAGCGCACCTTCTTCGGAAACAGCATGCGTGGCATGGTGGAGTTCGTGGAGTCCCTCACCGAGGAAGAGCGCCGGGCCCTGGTGGCGGGGTAG
- the thpR gene encoding RNA 2',3'-cyclic phosphodiesterase — MPRLFIAIDLPEVVRQDLCRLNVPIPGSRWVPADQLHLTLAFLGDVGEERVAGLARALDQVSAAPFRLRFDRLGCFPSRARPRVLWVGLKPEPLLLSLADRLREFLRDCCIPQEERPFSPHITLARLKLPAARECASFLDRPLALERTSVSAQEFILFESLLTAAGAIHTPLKRFPLSGGSGGPPA; from the coding sequence ATGCCGCGCTTGTTCATTGCCATCGATCTGCCCGAAGTCGTGCGGCAGGATCTCTGTCGTCTGAACGTGCCGATCCCCGGTAGCCGCTGGGTTCCCGCCGATCAGCTGCACCTGACCCTGGCATTCCTGGGGGATGTGGGGGAGGAGAGGGTGGCTGGCCTGGCCAGGGCGCTTGACCAGGTGAGCGCTGCTCCCTTCCGGTTGCGCTTCGACCGGCTGGGCTGCTTCCCCTCCCGTGCGCGGCCCCGGGTGCTCTGGGTGGGGCTGAAACCGGAGCCGTTGCTCCTCTCCCTGGCGGACCGGCTGCGTGAGTTCCTCCGCGACTGTTGCATTCCCCAGGAAGAACGCCCCTTCTCGCCCCATATCACCCTGGCCCGACTCAAGCTGCCGGCGGCCCGGGAGTGTGCCTCCTTTCTGGATCGGCCGTTGGCGCTGGAGCGGACATCGGTTTCCGCCCAGGAGTTCATCCTCTTCGAGAGCCTCTTGACTGCCGCAGGCGCCATACATACGCCGCTGAAACGCTTTCCGCTCTCCGGCGGCAGTGGCGGCCCGCCAGCCTGA
- a CDS encoding DUF1858 domain-containing protein has protein sequence MADKITKDMTFFAVMQAYPQSLDVLRKHRLGCVGCMGAQNESLEQGANAHGIDVNALLKDLNDAVA, from the coding sequence ATGGCCGACAAGATAACCAAAGACATGACCTTCTTCGCAGTAATGCAGGCCTACCCCCAGTCGCTGGATGTGCTGCGCAAACACCGTCTGGGATGTGTCGGCTGCATGGGGGCGCAGAACGAGAGCCTGGAGCAGGGGGCCAATGCCCACGGCATCGATGTGAATGCGTTGCTGAAGGACCTGAACGACGCCGTAGCCTAG
- the greA gene encoding transcription elongation factor GreA yields MSHSIPLTKESYESLQEELKRLIRVERPKVIQDIAEARSHGDLSENAEYDAAKNRQGFIEGRIQELNSKLARAYVVDLSNMKPDKVVFGSTVTLYDTASEEEITYKIVGEDEADIKLGKISCTSPVGKALIGHKLDDSVKVKVPAGTKEYEIIDIKYE; encoded by the coding sequence ATGTCCCATTCAATACCGCTGACAAAAGAGAGCTATGAATCGCTGCAGGAGGAGTTGAAGCGTCTCATACGGGTTGAACGTCCCAAGGTTATCCAGGATATCGCCGAGGCCCGTTCCCATGGCGACCTGTCCGAAAATGCCGAGTACGACGCCGCCAAGAACCGCCAGGGTTTTATCGAGGGGCGCATTCAGGAACTCAACAGCAAGCTGGCCAGGGCCTATGTGGTTGACCTGTCCAACATGAAGCCGGACAAGGTCGTCTTCGGTTCCACGGTGACCCTCTACGATACCGCCTCGGAAGAGGAGATCACCTACAAGATCGTGGGAGAGGACGAGGCCGACATAAAGCTGGGCAAGATTTCCTGCACCTCACCGGTGGGCAAGGCTCTGATCGGCCACAAGCTGGATGACTCGGTCAAGGTCAAGGTGCCTGCCGGCACCAAGGAATACGAGATCATCGACATCAAGTACGAATAG